AACACATTAATAATACAGAAGGGCTAAATCTAGTAGCTGTTTGCGATATTGACGAAAATAAAGCAAAAGAACTAGGAGCGGAATATTCAGTACCTCACATAAAAAACGCCGGTGATTTATTCAAAATCGAGGATATTGATGTCGTAGCGATTTGCACGCCTAATGGACATCACGCTGAGCATTCAATAAGTGCTTTAAAGGCAGGTAAACATGTTCTTTGTGAGAAACCTATGGCTATTTCAGTCCACGATTGTGGCGAAATGATCAAAACAGCTGAAAAGTATAACAAGCGCCTATTTGTTATCAAACAAAATAGGTTTAACCCACCTGTTGCGGCAGTCAAGAAGGCTATTGAAGAAATAAACTAGGTAAAAAGGGTTCCACCATCTAATTCTTTAGTACCCTTCCAGCTATTATGATAGTAATTTTCATTACGGTTCCAG
This genomic interval from Nonlabens spongiae contains the following:
- a CDS encoding Gfo/Idh/MocA family protein, which codes for MKEITVAIIGCGRIAQRHAQHINNTEGLNLVAVCDIDENKAKELGAEYSVPHIKNAGDLFKIEDIDVVAICTPNGHHAEHSISALKAGKHVLCEKPMAISVHDCGEMIKTAEKYNKRLFVIKQNRFNPPVAAVKKAIEEIN